AAAGCCGAGGAATGTCACAACCGCGCCCCTGAGCGTTTTGGGCTGAGGCAGGCCGCGGCGATAGACGCTTGAGTGCCACTTGCCTTTCCGCAAGGCTGCGTCCTGGGCGATGAGGTCGCGCCGGAGTGCGACGAGGACGGTGGCCACGTATTCGGCGATCGATCCTTCATGGTGGAAGGTGTTGGCGCACACAGCTTCTGTGTTGAGGGCCTCCGGCTCGATTCCGTCGAAGCCGGCGCCGGCGGTATGAATCAGCCGGAGTCTATTGGCTCCTGCTCCCATTGCCTTGGTCAGGCGCGGTCCGACGAAGACATCGGCGTCGCGGAGCGCGGACAGTACGGCGGGATCGTCCCAGGATCTGTGCCAGGAGATGGCCGTTCCCGGGGCAAGTCCCAGTTCAAAGGCGGGGCGGTGGACGATGAGGCTAGCGTCGGCGATGACGATTTTCATAGTCTCGTTTGCTAGGGCTTATTACTGGACGTGCCTTTCGCCCGGTGGCTCTGCACCATCCCGGCACTGTCTCCCGGTATGGTGAAGGCCTATCCGCGGAAAGAGTACGGGGGTCTTCCTGTCACGCCCGGCTCCAGAACGAAGATTGCACCTGCATGGGGCTGGTCCTGTAGCTGCCGGGGCGTCAGGCCGTTGCGCGCTGACGTGATGAATAACTGATTGAGAGCGGGGCCGCCGAAGGCGACGCTGGTCGGCCTGCTAACGGGCAAGTCGAGTGTTTCCAGCAACACGCCTTCGGGGCTGAAGCGCTGGACACAGCCCCCGTCCCACATGGCCACCCAGATGGTTCCCTCGGCGTCGACCGCCATTCCGTCCGGCGTGGCGACAGGATGGGGCAGATCCACCAGAACGCGGCCGTTGCTGATCTGGCCTGTTTCGATATCGAAATCGTAGGCATCCAGCCTTCTGGTCGACGAATCGGTGAAGTAGAAGGTTTGGCCGTCCGGCGACCAGTCCAGGCCGTTTGAAATAGAAACGTTCTGGCGTACCGGGGTCACGCAGAGTGTGCTGCTGATTCGGTAGAGGCTCCCGGCCGATGGTGAAAGGTCCGTGGCCATGGTCCCGGCCCAAAGACGGCCGGCGGGATCACACGCGCCGTCATTCATCCGATTACCGGCAATGTCGGACTCAACCGGGACGGCGAGCTCGAAGGCGTTCCCATCGGGGTGGATGAAACCGATTCCGTCGCGTACTGCGCACACCAGTCCCCCTGACTGGCGCCGCGCCACCATGCCAACCGGCTGGCCGACGTCGATGCTGCGGTCCAGACCCGATGCGGGATCGAGCATGTGAATCCTGCCGGCGAAGATGTCAACCCACAGCAGTTCCTGCCGCTGCTCGTCCCACCACGGCCCCTCGGCAAGATCCGCTCCGGCATCGATGGCAATGTCGACGTGCCTGCTTTTCATGATCAGGAGTCTCCGAATGGCGGTTTTGATCCGGTGCGGTTAAGGGGTTCTGGTGTCGCGCGTTTGCCCGAAGCGCGACACCAGCGTCACCGCTTATGTTGATTACGCAGCCGAGGCGAAACGTGCGTCGGTCAGCGTGTATTTTTCCAATGCTCCATCTGCGAATTCGATGCCCAGCCCTGGAACTTCACGTGCTTCAACGTATCCCCCCGTGGCTGTGAGGGGCTGTTCCAGCAGCCCGTCCCAACCGGGGCCCCCGTAGGCGTCAAATTCGATCATTGGCGCATTTTCGCAGCTGAGAATCATATGGAGCCCTGCGGCCAGTGCCACCCCGGTTCCGGAGCTGCAGGCAATGTGGGGGACGCACCACAGGTTCCAAGAGCTGGCCATATCGGCCACCCGCTTGCATTCGGAGATTCCGCCGACACTTGTGCAGTCCGGCTGCAGGACATCAAAGGTCCGCTTGCGCAGAAGGTCGAGGTACTCGTAGCGGGTAAGCAGCGATTCGCCGCCGGCGAGTTTGAGCGATACCCGGTCAGAGAGCCAGGAATGATCGTCGATGTACTGGGTGAGGCTGCGGGAAAGAATGGGTTCTTCCAGCCACAACACGCCCAATTGCTCGAGTTCGGTGGCAAGGGTGAGCGCCTCCCGGCGGTCAAAGGCCATGTTCGCATCGACCATAATGTCAATGTCGGGACCGACTGCATCGCGGACGCGGGCGACCATGTCCACGCCCTTGCTCAGACTCGGACCATTGCGCAGCTTCATGGCGAAGAAACCCTGCTCAACGGCGGCTATAGACTCTTCCACTATTGCCTCGGTCGGCTTCAGGGACGGCGCGTAGTACGCTTTCACCTTCGACTTGGAGGCTCCCAGGAGACGGTAGACAGGCTGGTTGCTGGCCTTGCCGAGAAGATCCCAGAGGGCGATGTCAATGCCA
The Paenarthrobacter ureafaciens genome window above contains:
- a CDS encoding SMP-30/gluconolactonase/LRE family protein; the encoded protein is MKSRHVDIAIDAGADLAEGPWWDEQRQELLWVDIFAGRIHMLDPASGLDRSIDVGQPVGMVARRQSGGLVCAVRDGIGFIHPDGNAFELAVPVESDIAGNRMNDGACDPAGRLWAGTMATDLSPSAGSLYRISSTLCVTPVRQNVSISNGLDWSPDGQTFYFTDSSTRRLDAYDFDIETGQISNGRVLVDLPHPVATPDGMAVDAEGTIWVAMWDGGCVQRFSPEGVLLETLDLPVSRPTSVAFGGPALNQLFITSARNGLTPRQLQDQPHAGAIFVLEPGVTGRPPYSFRG
- a CDS encoding mandelate racemase/muconate lactonizing enzyme family protein yields the protein MKITEVKAFPVGVPLDEPLRWGAMEVNVKGGIIVRVKTDEGIEGIGEAGFSAEYFPTVGPIINHQLGPMLIGRDPLDIASIWQDMLNATHMWGRRGIETYALSGIDIALWDLLGKASNQPVYRLLGASKSKVKAYYAPSLKPTEAIVEESIAAVEQGFFAMKLRNGPSLSKGVDMVARVRDAVGPDIDIMVDANMAFDRREALTLATELEQLGVLWLEEPILSRSLTQYIDDHSWLSDRVSLKLAGGESLLTRYEYLDLLRKRTFDVLQPDCTSVGGISECKRVADMASSWNLWCVPHIACSSGTGVALAAGLHMILSCENAPMIEFDAYGGPGWDGLLEQPLTATGGYVEAREVPGLGIEFADGALEKYTLTDARFASAA